One Succinispira mobilis DSM 6222 genomic window carries:
- a CDS encoding RnfABCDGE type electron transport complex subunit D has product MKNATTDYPLLTVSSSPHIRNQETIARIMWSVVFALLPATLFSIYLFGLPALKTIAWCIGACVGSEFLIQKWQNKCPSITDGSAVITGLLLAMNLPANLPWYMCISGAVVAIGLAKHTMGGLGYNIFNPALIGRAFLMASWPLAMTTWPKVDFYQQLDSLAYATNKVDALTAATPLGILKGQGYEALVQSFGSSQDLYTALFLGLRGGCLGETSCLLLLLGGIFLIYRGYINWQVPVTMIATVGVLSWIFGGSTLFSGDPLLHMLSGGLFLGAFFMATDMVTIPITKKGQFVFALGAGIIATLIRLKGGYPEGVSYSILLMNAVTPLIDKLIKPTPFGHRR; this is encoded by the coding sequence ATGAAGAACGCAACTACTGATTATCCGCTTTTGACTGTGTCCTCTTCACCACATATTCGCAATCAAGAAACTATTGCGCGGATTATGTGGTCAGTTGTTTTTGCTTTATTACCAGCTACGCTCTTTAGCATTTATTTATTTGGCTTACCAGCCCTAAAAACAATTGCTTGGTGTATTGGCGCTTGTGTCGGCAGCGAATTTCTTATTCAAAAATGGCAAAATAAATGCCCCAGCATAACCGATGGTAGTGCGGTTATTACGGGTTTACTTTTGGCTATGAATTTACCCGCCAATTTACCTTGGTATATGTGTATCAGTGGCGCAGTTGTCGCGATCGGCCTCGCCAAACATACGATGGGTGGCTTAGGCTATAATATTTTTAATCCCGCACTAATTGGCCGCGCTTTTTTAATGGCCTCTTGGCCTTTAGCCATGACCACTTGGCCTAAAGTTGATTTTTACCAACAGCTAGATAGTCTCGCCTATGCTACTAATAAAGTTGATGCCCTCACCGCTGCTACGCCTTTAGGCATTTTAAAAGGCCAAGGTTATGAGGCGTTGGTACAAAGTTTTGGCAGTAGCCAAGATTTATATACTGCCTTATTTTTAGGTCTACGCGGTGGTTGTTTGGGTGAAACATCCTGTTTATTGTTGCTCTTAGGCGGCATTTTCTTAATTTATCGCGGCTATATCAATTGGCAAGTACCTGTAACCATGATTGCCACTGTTGGCGTGTTAAGCTGGATTTTTGGCGGCTCGACTTTATTTAGCGGCGATCCTCTTTTGCATATGCTCTCTGGCGGTCTGTTCTTAGGCGCTTTTTTCATGGCTACCGATATGGTTACTATTCCGATTACTAAAAAAGGTCAGTTCGTTTTTGCGCTCGGCGCGGGTATTATCGCCACACTAATTCGCCTTAAAGGCGGTTATCCCGAAGGTGTAAGTTATTCAATTTTACTTATGAATGCAGTGACACCTTTAATTGACAAGTTAATCAAGCCCACACCATTTGGGCATCGGAGGTAA
- a CDS encoding RnfABCDGE type electron transport complex subunit G, whose product MSANNSIFKIGTNLALACILSGAIIAATYAVTAPIAAQEAVKMKEAALQELVPQANKFKPIPEKAGWYLAQKDGQLLAVIAPAHGQGYGGEIKMLVAISPTFQALDYRILKHNETPGLGDKATKPVFREQFAGKTLEELVVVKTPSKNNIQALTGATITSRAVTNSFKTALQEAKEYFAQHPEQISKK is encoded by the coding sequence ATGTCAGCAAATAATAGTATTTTTAAAATCGGCACTAATTTGGCCCTCGCTTGTATTTTATCTGGCGCAATTATTGCGGCTACTTATGCCGTTACAGCTCCTATCGCAGCTCAAGAAGCTGTCAAAATGAAAGAAGCGGCCTTGCAAGAACTAGTACCGCAAGCTAATAAATTTAAGCCGATTCCCGAAAAAGCTGGTTGGTATTTAGCGCAAAAAGATGGACAGTTATTAGCTGTAATTGCGCCCGCGCACGGCCAAGGTTATGGCGGCGAAATCAAAATGTTAGTGGCAATTTCCCCCACTTTTCAGGCTCTAGATTATCGGATTCTTAAACACAATGAAACGCCAGGTCTGGGCGATAAAGCAACTAAACCAGTTTTTCGCGAACAATTCGCGGGCAAAACGCTCGAGGAGCTAGTCGTAGTCAAAACACCTAGCAAAAATAATATTCAAGCGCTCACGGGAGCTACCATTACCTCTCGCGCCGTAACTAACTCTTTTAAAACCGCTTTGCAGGAAGCTAAAGAATATTTTGCCCAACATCCCGAACAAATATCTAAAAAATAA
- the rsxC gene encoding electron transport complex subunit RsxC gives MFKKFFQGIHPPTNKHFTAGKPIKDLPLPEKLYISTHQNIGAASQPVVAVGEKVRKGQVIAQADAFVSAPIHAPTSGEIVDLISKSYSPCGECEYIVLQPDFQDNWLTGLNQPQAWESFSSDELKARIQAHGLVGMGGAAFPTHVKLQPPSSKQLEILVVNGAECEPYLTADHRTMLESATELFTGIAIILKILSLKQAYIGIESNKADAIALLRQLNPPENIQIVELPCQYPQGAEKMLIKTILQREIPSGGLPMDVGVIVQNVSTLVAVARAVCQNIPLIERTVTIAGDCIAEPQNVRARIGTTLQFAIEACGGFTQQPAKILLGGPMMGIAQNSLSVPIIKSTCGILALSPKLAEIPAEHACIRCGSCVTACPMQLLPNMLSILGERRLFNVAKEEYHLLDCIECGCCTFVCPAKRNIVQYIRLLKLLNAQNNK, from the coding sequence ATGTTTAAAAAATTTTTTCAAGGTATTCATCCGCCTACCAATAAGCACTTTACAGCTGGCAAACCTATTAAAGATTTGCCTTTGCCAGAAAAACTGTATATCTCTACCCATCAAAACATTGGTGCCGCCAGTCAACCTGTAGTCGCTGTAGGCGAGAAGGTTCGCAAAGGACAAGTAATTGCGCAAGCTGATGCTTTTGTAAGTGCTCCCATTCATGCGCCGACATCTGGAGAAATTGTGGATTTAATTAGTAAAAGTTACTCGCCTTGTGGCGAATGTGAATATATTGTTTTGCAACCCGATTTTCAAGATAATTGGCTAACTGGTTTAAATCAACCCCAAGCTTGGGAAAGTTTTAGTAGCGATGAACTAAAAGCACGAATCCAAGCGCACGGCTTAGTAGGTATGGGCGGTGCGGCTTTTCCTACACATGTCAAACTTCAACCCCCTAGTAGTAAGCAATTAGAAATTTTAGTAGTTAATGGGGCTGAATGTGAACCTTATTTGACGGCCGATCATCGTACAATGCTCGAGTCCGCGACCGAACTATTTACTGGTATTGCTATTATTTTAAAAATTTTATCCTTAAAACAAGCCTATATCGGCATTGAAAGTAACAAAGCTGATGCTATTGCCCTTTTACGTCAACTAAATCCTCCCGAAAATATCCAAATCGTGGAGTTACCTTGCCAATATCCGCAAGGTGCTGAAAAAATGCTCATTAAAACTATTTTACAGCGTGAAATCCCTAGCGGCGGCTTGCCCATGGATGTTGGTGTCATTGTGCAAAATGTCAGCACTTTAGTTGCAGTGGCGCGAGCGGTTTGCCAAAACATTCCACTTATTGAGCGTACCGTTACTATTGCGGGCGATTGTATTGCCGAACCGCAGAATGTGCGCGCTCGAATAGGCACCACGCTCCAATTTGCGATTGAAGCCTGCGGGGGCTTTACCCAACAGCCCGCGAAAATTCTCTTGGGTGGCCCGATGATGGGCATTGCCCAAAATAGTTTAAGCGTGCCGATTATTAAAAGCACTTGCGGTATTTTGGCGCTGAGTCCTAAACTAGCAGAAATTCCTGCTGAGCATGCTTGTATTCGTTGTGGTAGTTGCGTAACTGCCTGTCCTATGCAACTGCTCCCCAATATGCTTAGCATTCTAGGCGAACGCCGCTTATTTAATGTTGCTAAAGAAGAATATCATCTGTTAGATTGCATTGAGTGTGGCTGTTGCACCTTTGTCTGTCCAGCCAAACGCAATATTGTCCAATATATCCGCTTATTAAAATTGTTAAATGCTCAGAATAATAAATAA
- a CDS encoding hemagglutinin repeat-containing protein gives MRRLFNYKTWLSSDYFQEQLKYDPDVTHKKLGDGFYEQKLVNEQVMAITGQKYLGTYQDAQAQYQGLMENAVKFGQSSGAQLGVALTATQLQNLKQDIVWLVEKEVLLPDGKIVKALVPQVYLQADSSKGAQGNAVIGAQEIDFKVVNEILNQGTIVAKDKLQLAATNINNNGGKIQGSEIAIKAVEDFNNRGGKILATQQITLEAGGDVNLESTVNEQRNAQGQVRNIASVSSVEVAANNGKLQIKAGRDLNLKASNVQSAGSADLTAQGQVKISTVTVAEGHNLEWDANNKRQDYTSQEIGSQVVAAGNLKIKAGENLEIRASNVGSSEQLTLQAEKNVTIQAGKTQVQVQENHLNTGKSGGGSKITTRTNQSLQASESIASNLAGKNISITGQNVAVEQGQITAEQELKVQATEQIKIKAGQNSTSSSSQESSRKAGMFSKSSKDVQQTSSQQSLSASTLSGGTVQLQAQETIQIQASNVVGEQDVQLKADKGIVIEAGQEKLVSSSHTQEKKSGLFTSGLNITLGKQSNKNAYQQGETTNLGSVVGSVQGTVDIESQAAVTVQASNIKAGKDLKISGSQVNITDAQAEYSSKEQQESKQSGLSIGLGGGLVSKVQEVAQPLERATQVQDKRLQALYAYKAVDKLQDLKTADTTGRDLKLNISLGTSKSSSNSESYSQVSQGSSLQSQENLEITATAGDLTVQGSELSGKNISLKAQENIQILAGTNSNTSSSNSQSSSASIGVEVGVGGISGVNLAAVKQQGKIKENGTSYTASQITATDKLALESGKDLQVIGSQATAEQVQAKVGGNLEIASLQTKESYKEENQGASIGLSAKVKPTGNLGKGAITGGVNQGKINSDYQSVTEQAGIYAGQVGFDIQVGKNTDLKGAVIASEATAEKNKLSTGTLSYSDIDNKAEYQASSMGINVNTSGDAKYNEKGITPAIGIGAEGKAQSTTKAAIAPGTIEVRDNPNQDLSNLSRDTKGSLNQLGKIFDKKTIQERQELAKMFGELAYEQVHKLSVKELTKAKFALAVAQDKKPQDDKRIKELQAQVAAWSEGGSNKIALHSIVGGVMADLGGGNGFAGAVGAGLNEAVQDKLSKTFKNKPDLHQWASAIIGATAAKVVGGNAQTGASTAASGTKNNNLDEEILAQNGASDYEILTESNRYYIDALAEARLDKNTIIVTQPDGTITYEYKENMKLGDLIDKESLIINTATTIPDSVLSKATGIDGPVGRLNLMIVINEDSKKHSGKDFGIAVISDVAGYGAGEVFSNALKIENTVGTAMVIIYGTRVGINIGCGMLGDATGKKFREIIKDFDRRNGDK, from the coding sequence TTGCGCCGGTTATTTAATTATAAAACTTGGTTATCTTCCGACTATTTTCAAGAGCAACTAAAATATGACCCTGACGTAACGCACAAAAAATTAGGGGATGGGTTTTATGAGCAAAAATTAGTAAATGAACAAGTTATGGCGATAACTGGGCAAAAATATCTAGGGACTTACCAAGATGCCCAAGCACAATACCAAGGACTAATGGAAAATGCTGTGAAATTTGGGCAAAGTAGCGGTGCACAACTAGGCGTAGCACTGACGGCAACGCAATTACAAAACTTAAAACAAGATATTGTGTGGTTAGTAGAAAAAGAAGTGCTCTTGCCAGATGGCAAAATAGTGAAAGCCTTAGTACCACAGGTATACTTGCAAGCTGATAGTAGCAAAGGGGCGCAAGGCAATGCTGTAATTGGCGCTCAAGAAATAGATTTTAAAGTAGTTAATGAAATTTTAAACCAAGGAACAATTGTCGCTAAAGACAAGTTGCAGTTGGCGGCCACTAATATTAATAATAACGGTGGCAAAATACAAGGCTCGGAAATCGCAATTAAAGCGGTAGAAGATTTTAATAATCGTGGGGGCAAAATCTTAGCAACGCAACAAATTACACTTGAGGCGGGAGGCGATGTAAATTTAGAAAGTACGGTAAATGAGCAACGCAATGCCCAAGGTCAAGTACGCAATATTGCTAGTGTAAGTAGCGTAGAAGTAGCGGCAAATAACGGCAAGCTGCAAATTAAAGCAGGACGTGATTTGAACTTAAAAGCTAGTAATGTGCAAAGTGCAGGTAGTGCAGATTTAACCGCCCAAGGCCAAGTAAAAATTAGCACAGTAACTGTAGCCGAAGGACATAATCTGGAATGGGATGCAAATAATAAACGCCAAGACTATACTAGTCAAGAAATAGGCAGTCAGGTAGTGGCAGCCGGCAATTTAAAAATAAAAGCGGGCGAGAATTTAGAAATTCGTGCGAGTAACGTCGGCAGTTCTGAACAACTAACATTGCAAGCAGAAAAAAACGTGACTATTCAAGCTGGCAAAACACAAGTACAAGTACAAGAAAATCACTTAAATACAGGTAAAAGCGGTGGCGGTAGTAAAATAACGACACGCACTAATCAAAGTTTACAAGCCAGCGAAAGTATTGCCAGCAATTTAGCAGGAAAAAATATCAGCATAACAGGACAAAATGTTGCGGTTGAACAAGGCCAAATAACGGCTGAACAAGAGCTGAAAGTCCAAGCAACGGAGCAGATAAAAATAAAAGCTGGTCAAAATAGCACTAGCAGTAGTAGTCAAGAAAGCAGTCGCAAAGCAGGAATGTTTTCTAAATCTAGCAAAGACGTACAACAAACTAGTAGCCAACAAAGTTTAAGTGCTAGTACTTTGTCAGGCGGAACAGTTCAACTACAAGCCCAAGAGACCATTCAAATTCAGGCGAGTAATGTAGTTGGGGAGCAAGATGTACAATTAAAAGCAGATAAAGGCATAGTAATTGAGGCTGGACAAGAAAAACTGGTAAGTAGTAGCCATACGCAAGAGAAAAAATCCGGCCTATTTACGAGTGGACTAAACATCACGCTAGGGAAACAAAGTAATAAAAATGCCTACCAACAGGGAGAAACGACCAATTTAGGAAGTGTAGTTGGTAGTGTCCAAGGAACAGTAGACATTGAAAGCCAAGCGGCAGTAACAGTGCAAGCTAGTAATATAAAAGCAGGCAAAGACCTAAAAATTAGCGGTAGCCAAGTAAATATTACCGATGCCCAGGCAGAATATAGCAGTAAAGAACAACAAGAAAGCAAACAAAGTGGCCTAAGTATCGGTCTAGGTGGAGGCTTAGTAAGTAAAGTACAAGAAGTAGCGCAACCGCTAGAGCGCGCAACGCAAGTCCAAGATAAACGCTTGCAAGCACTCTATGCCTATAAAGCGGTAGATAAGCTACAAGATTTAAAAACCGCAGATACAACAGGTCGGGATTTAAAGCTAAATATTAGTTTAGGAACAAGCAAAAGTAGCAGTAACAGCGAAAGCTATAGCCAAGTAAGCCAAGGCAGTAGCCTTCAAAGCCAAGAAAATCTAGAAATTACCGCGACAGCAGGTGATCTAACAGTTCAAGGCTCAGAGTTAAGCGGTAAAAATATTAGCTTAAAAGCCCAAGAAAATATCCAAATCCTAGCAGGCACCAATAGCAATACTAGTAGCAGTAACAGCCAAAGTAGTTCGGCAAGTATTGGGGTAGAAGTAGGTGTGGGCGGCATTAGTGGCGTAAATCTAGCTGCAGTCAAACAACAAGGCAAAATCAAAGAAAATGGTACGAGCTATACCGCAAGTCAAATAACTGCAACCGACAAATTAGCACTAGAAAGTGGCAAAGACCTACAAGTAATTGGCTCTCAAGCCACAGCAGAGCAAGTACAAGCTAAAGTCGGTGGTAACTTAGAGATAGCTAGTCTACAAACCAAAGAAAGCTATAAAGAAGAAAATCAAGGGGCTTCAATAGGGCTAAGCGCTAAAGTAAAACCTACGGGCAACTTAGGCAAAGGCGCGATCACAGGTGGGGTTAACCAAGGAAAAATCAACTCAGACTATCAAAGTGTAACCGAACAAGCAGGTATTTATGCTGGCCAAGTAGGGTTTGATATTCAAGTTGGCAAGAATACTGATCTAAAAGGCGCGGTAATTGCCAGTGAAGCTACAGCGGAGAAAAATAAACTGTCGACAGGCACGTTAAGTTATAGCGATATTGACAATAAAGCGGAATATCAGGCTAGCAGTATGGGCATAAATGTTAATACCAGTGGTGATGCCAAATATAACGAAAAAGGGATAACGCCAGCAATTGGAATTGGGGCAGAAGGTAAAGCCCAATCTACTACTAAAGCAGCAATTGCCCCAGGGACAATAGAAGTTCGAGATAACCCTAACCAAGATTTAAGTAATTTAAGTCGCGATACAAAAGGAAGCTTAAATCAACTAGGGAAAATTTTCGACAAAAAAACTATCCAAGAACGGCAAGAATTAGCCAAGATGTTTGGTGAACTAGCCTATGAACAAGTACATAAACTTTCGGTAAAAGAATTAACGAAAGCGAAATTTGCTTTAGCGGTTGCGCAAGATAAGAAGCCACAAGATGATAAAAGAATAAAAGAACTTCAAGCCCAAGTTGCGGCATGGTCGGAAGGTGGCAGCAATAAAATAGCCCTACATAGCATTGTTGGTGGGGTGATGGCAGACTTGGGTGGGGGCAATGGTTTTGCTGGCGCAGTAGGTGCAGGCTTAAATGAAGCTGTCCAAGACAAATTAAGCAAAACCTTTAAAAACAAGCCAGATTTACATCAATGGGCAAGTGCGATAATTGGTGCAACCGCCGCCAAAGTAGTAGGTGGTAATGCCCAAACAGGAGCAAGTACCGCAGCTAGTGGCACGAAGAATAATAACTTGGATGAGGAAATTTTAGCTCAAAACGGTGCATCTGATTATGAAATTTTGACAGAGAGTAACAGGTACTATATAGATGCATTGGCTGAGGCCAGACTAGATAAAAATACAATAATTGTCACGCAACCTGATGGAACAATTACCTATGAATATAAGGAGAATATGAAACTTGGAGATCTTATTGATAAAGAATCCCTTATTATAAATACAGCGACGACAATACCAGATAGTGTTTTATCAAAAGCTACTGGTATAGATGGTCCTGTTGGGAGATTAAATTTGATGATTGTTATAAATGAAGATTCCAAGAAACATAGCGGAAAAGATTTTGGTATTGCCGTGATATCTGATGTAGCAGGATATGGAGCAGGGGAAGTATTTTCTAATGCATTGAAAATAGAAAATACAGTTGGAACTGCGATGGTCATTATATATGGAACAAGAGTAGGTATTAATATTGGATGCGGAATGTTAGGTGATGCAACAGGCAAAAAATTTCGTGAAATTATAAAGGATTTTGATAGAAGGAATGGTGATAAATAG
- a CDS encoding SoxR reducing system RseC family protein, with protein sequence MAKHQEGIVIELQEYTASVKTSRHNDCDNCGACPGNNAAVIQALNPINAQIGQLVLVAIPQKNLLLAAFVVYLLPIILTTSGIIFFVSISRYLHISFSAFEQTLVGGIFFALSLFIILTYEKYTRGKQAQLPIITAILR encoded by the coding sequence ATGGCTAAACATCAAGAAGGAATTGTAATCGAGCTCCAAGAGTATACCGCCTCTGTTAAAACTAGTCGTCACAATGATTGTGATAACTGTGGTGCCTGTCCAGGGAATAATGCCGCAGTTATTCAAGCTTTAAATCCCATTAACGCACAAATCGGGCAACTAGTGTTAGTGGCAATTCCGCAAAAAAACTTATTGCTCGCCGCCTTTGTTGTCTATTTGCTACCAATAATTTTAACCACCAGCGGTATTATTTTTTTTGTAAGTATTTCCCGCTATTTACATATTTCTTTTTCCGCCTTTGAGCAAACACTCGTAGGGGGGATATTTTTTGCCCTTTCACTCTTTATCATTTTAACGTATGAAAAATATACGCGTGGCAAGCAAGCCCAATTACCAATTATTACGGCTATTCTCCGCTAA
- a CDS encoding hemagglutinin repeat-containing protein, translating to MNLKASNVQSAGSADLTAQGQVKISTVTVAEGHNLEWDANNKRQDYTSQEIGSQVVAAGNLKIKAGENLEIRASNVGSSEQLTLQAEKNVTIQAGKTQVQVQENHLNTGKSGGGSKITTRTNQSLQASESIASNLAGKNISITGQNVAVEQGQITAEQELKVQATEQIKIKAGQNSTSSSSQESSRKAGMFSKSSKDVQQTSSQQSLSASTLSGGTVQLQAQETIQIQASNVVGEQDVQLKADKGIVIEAGQEKLVSSSHTQEKKSGLFTSGLNITLGKQSNKNAYQQGETTNLGSVVGSVQGTVDIESQAAVTVQASNIKAGKDLKISGSQVNITDAQAEYSSKEQQESKQSGLSIGLGGGLVSKVQEVAQPLERATQVQDKRLQALYAYKAVDKLQDLKTADTTGRDLKLNISLGTSKSSSNSQSSSASIGVEVGVGGISGVNLAAAKQQGKIKENGTSYTASQITATDRLALESGKDLQVIASQATAEQVQAQVGGNLEIASLQTKESYKEENQGASIGLSAKVKPTGNLGKGAITGGVNQGKINSDYQSVTEQAGIYAGQAGFDIQVGKNTDLKGAVIASEATAEKNKLSTGTLSYSDIDNKAEYQASSMGINVNTSGDAKYNEKGITPAIGIGAEGKAQSTTKAAIAPGTIEVRDNPNQDLSNLSRDTKGSLNQLGKIFDKKTIQERQELAKMFGELAYEQVHKLSVKELKKAQVALAIAQDKKPQDDKKIKELQAQVAAWSEGGSNKIALHSIVGGVMADLGGGNGFAGAVGAGLNEAVQDKLSKTFKNKPDLHQWASAIIGATAAKVVGGNAQTGASTAASGTKNNYLTLDQYEKLLEDCQAVANRGNALAVYYKNREIDAAQEAAWFAEHKNEEPVSVNGRDVYIPQLVGVDINGSKVYLSADGGKIVVDQKVIAPQFLQQALNNYNYKGLPKDKLYYVSTSGNIAGCGVAITLSINSDGDTFQEVKLSYSKGVSAIEFSKISKAIKEFGFSYGDGTMVIKKSLKNMEEQPNVENRHEQINTMTGVGVNFSGNMMSADLSISFAGNGNVILTEGSTASIDGAGIGGGITITSYVRNVEGKEL from the coding sequence TTGAACTTAAAAGCTAGTAATGTGCAAAGTGCAGGTAGTGCAGATTTAACCGCCCAAGGCCAAGTAAAAATTAGCACAGTGACTGTAGCCGAAGGGCATAATCTGGAATGGGATGCAAATAATAAACGCCAAGACTATACTAGTCAAGAAATAGGCAGTCAGGTAGTGGCAGCTGGCAATTTAAAAATAAAAGCGGGCGAGAATTTAGAAATTCGTGCGAGTAATGTCGGCAGTTCTGAACAACTAACATTGCAAGCAGAAAAAAACGTGACTATTCAAGCTGGCAAAACACAAGTACAAGTACAAGAAAATCACTTAAATACAGGTAAAAGCGGTGGCGGTAGTAAAATAACGACACGCACTAATCAAAGTTTACAAGCCAGCGAAAGTATTGCCAGCAATTTAGCAGGAAAAAATATCAGCATAACAGGACAAAATGTTGCGGTTGAACAAGGCCAAATAACGGCTGAACAAGAGCTGAAAGTCCAAGCAACGGAGCAGATAAAAATAAAAGCTGGTCAAAATAGCACTAGCAGTAGTAGTCAAGAAAGCAGTCGCAAAGCGGGAATGTTTTCTAAATCTAGCAAAGACGTACAGCAAACTAGTAGCCAACAAAGTTTAAGTGCTAGTACTTTGTCAGGCGGAACAGTTCAACTACAAGCCCAAGAGACCATTCAAATTCAGGCGAGTAATGTAGTTGGGGAGCAAGATGTACAATTAAAAGCAGATAAAGGTATAGTAATTGAGGCTGGACAAGAAAAACTGGTAAGTAGTAGCCATACGCAAGAGAAAAAATCCGGCCTATTTACGAGTGGACTAAACATCACGCTAGGGAAACAAAGTAATAAAAATGCCTACCAACAGGGAGAAACGACCAATTTAGGAAGTGTAGTTGGTAGTGTCCAAGGAACCGTAGACATTGAAAGCCAAGCGGCAGTAACAGTGCAAGCTAGTAATATAAAAGCAGGCAAAGACCTAAAAATTAGTGGTAGCCAAGTAAATATTACCGATGCGCAGGCAGAATATAGCAGTAAAGAACAGCAAGAAAGCAAACAAAGTGGCCTAAGTATTGGCCTAGGTGGAGGCTTAGTAAGTAAAGTACAAGAAGTAGCGCAACCGCTAGAGCGAGCAACGCAAGTCCAAGATAAACGCTTGCAAGCACTCTATGCCTATAAAGCGGTAGATAAGCTACAAGATTTAAAAACCGCAGATACAACAGGTCGGGATTTAAAGCTAAATATTAGTTTAGGAACAAGCAAAAGTAGCAGTAACAGCCAAAGTAGTTCGGCAAGTATTGGGGTAGAAGTAGGTGTGGGCGGTATTAGTGGCGTAAATTTAGCCGCAGCCAAACAACAAGGCAAAATCAAAGAAAATGGTACGAGCTATACCGCAAGTCAAATAACTGCAACCGACAGATTAGCACTAGAAAGTGGCAAAGACCTACAAGTAATTGCCTCTCAAGCCACAGCAGAGCAAGTACAAGCCCAAGTCGGTGGGAACTTAGAGATAGCTAGTCTACAAACCAAAGAAAGCTATAAAGAAGAAAATCAAGGGGCTTCAATAGGGCTAAGCGCTAAAGTAAAACCTACGGGTAACTTAGGCAAAGGCGCGATCACAGGTGGGGTTAACCAAGGAAAAATCAACTCAGACTATCAAAGTGTAACCGAACAAGCAGGTATTTATGCTGGACAAGCAGGGTTTGATATCCAAGTTGGCAAGAATACTGATCTAAAAGGTGCAGTAATTGCCAGTGAAGCTACAGCTGAGAAAAACAAATTGTCAACAGGCACGCTAAGTTATAGCGATATTGACAATAAAGCGGAATATCAGGCTAGCAGTATGGGCATAAATGTTAATACCAGTGGTGATGCCAAATATAACGAAAAAGGGATAACGCCAGCAATTGGAATTGGGGCAGAAGGTAAAGCCCAATCTACTACTAAAGCAGCAATTGCCCCAGGGACAATAGAAGTTCGAGATAATCCTAACCAAGATTTAAGTAATTTAAGTCGCGATACAAAAGGAAGCTTAAATCAACTAGGGAAAATTTTCGACAAAAAAACTATCCAAGAACGGCAAGAATTAGCCAAGATGTTTGGTGAACTAGCCTATGAACAAGTACACAAACTTTCGGTAAAAGAATTAAAGAAAGCCCAAGTTGCTTTAGCAATTGCGCAAGATAAGAAGCCACAAGATGATAAAAAAATAAAAGAACTTCAAGCCCAAGTTGCGGCATGGTCGGAAGGTGGCAGCAATAAAATTGCCCTACACAGCATTGTTGGTGGGGTGATGGCAGACTTAGGTGGGGGCAATGGTTTTGCTGGCGCAGTAGGTGCAGGCTTAAATGAAGCTGTCCAAGACAAATTAAGCAAAACCTTTAAAAACAAGCCAGATTTACACCAATGGGCAAGTGCGATAATTGGTGCAACCGCCGCCAAAGTAGTAGGTGGTAATGCCCAAACAGGAGCAAGTACCGCAGCTAGTGGCACGAAGAATAATTATCTAACCCTGGATCAGTATGAAAAACTCCTAGAGGATTGCCAAGCGGTAGCTAATAGAGGCAATGCATTAGCAGTTTATTATAAGAATAGAGAAATAGATGCAGCTCAAGAGGCTGCTTGGTTTGCAGAACATAAAAATGAGGAGCCAGTATCAGTTAATGGTAGAGATGTTTATATTCCGCAACTTGTAGGCGTAGATATCAATGGTAGCAAAGTATATCTTAGCGCAGATGGTGGCAAAATAGTAGTTGATCAGAAAGTTATTGCACCGCAATTTTTGCAACAGGCATTAAATAATTATAATTACAAAGGTCTGCCCAAAGACAAACTTTATTATGTAAGTACGAGTGGTAATATAGCTGGATGTGGTGTAGCCATAACCTTATCAATAAATTCCGATGGGGATACGTTTCAAGAAGTTAAACTCTCCTATAGTAAAGGAGTTAGCGCAATTGAGTTTTCTAAAATTTCAAAAGCGATTAAGGAGTTTGGTTTTTCATATGGTGATGGTACGATGGTTATAAAAAAATCATTGAAAAATATGGAAGAGCAACCCAATGTAGAAAATAGGCATGAGCAGATAAATACAATGACAGGTGTAGGGGTGAATTTTTCAGGAAATATGATGAGTGCGGATTTAAGTATTAGTTTCGCTGGAAATGGCAATGTAATACTTACTGAAGGCAGTACAGCTTCAATAGACGGTGCAGGCATTGGAGGGGGAATAACAATAACCTCATATGTGAGAAATGTTGAAGGTAAAGAACTATAG